In one window of Comamonas testosteroni DNA:
- a CDS encoding Bug family tripartite tricarboxylate transporter substrate binding protein has translation MLFHPVRASIGFNIRQAVHTTARTGLACALAAGFAVTAQAQDVYPERAVKVIVALPAGGSADMIARVVGQKLAGELKQPFVVDNRAGASGQIGTPAVARSAPDGYTLMVSPASFLTTNKSIFKSLPYDPEADFAPISKLVNQPMVLVVKDRQKFPSVAAVVAAAKAAPGKLTFASSGDGSPQHLAALMFETRTQAKMLHVPYKGGAPAVNDTLAGNVDMLFAVLPEALPHIQAGKLHALALMAPRRAAMLPNTPTMAEGGFADLNLSAWVGLFAPAKTPQPVIDKLNRAVRVALDSEIKTKLGENGMEVAPSTPEQLRQTVAQDIRLHAELVKAAGIQPQ, from the coding sequence ATGCTGTTCCACCCCGTTCGCGCCAGCATTGGCTTCAATATTCGCCAAGCCGTACATACCACTGCCCGCACAGGCCTGGCCTGCGCGCTGGCAGCTGGCTTTGCCGTCACGGCCCAGGCACAGGACGTCTATCCCGAGCGCGCGGTCAAGGTCATAGTCGCACTGCCCGCAGGAGGCAGCGCCGACATGATTGCCCGAGTCGTGGGTCAAAAGCTGGCTGGTGAACTCAAGCAGCCTTTTGTGGTGGACAACCGCGCCGGTGCCTCGGGCCAGATCGGCACGCCGGCCGTGGCACGTTCCGCCCCGGACGGCTATACGCTGATGGTCTCGCCGGCCTCATTCCTGACCACCAACAAGAGCATCTTCAAATCCCTGCCCTATGACCCCGAAGCCGACTTCGCGCCGATCAGCAAGCTGGTGAACCAGCCCATGGTGCTGGTGGTCAAGGACAGACAGAAATTCCCCAGCGTGGCTGCCGTGGTGGCGGCTGCCAAGGCCGCCCCAGGCAAGCTGACCTTTGCCTCATCCGGCGACGGCAGCCCACAGCATCTGGCAGCGCTGATGTTTGAGACGCGCACCCAGGCCAAGATGCTGCACGTGCCCTACAAAGGCGGCGCGCCAGCCGTCAACGATACGCTGGCTGGCAATGTGGACATGCTGTTTGCCGTGCTGCCCGAAGCCCTGCCCCATATCCAGGCCGGCAAGCTGCATGCCCTGGCTCTGATGGCGCCCAGGCGCGCAGCCATGCTGCCCAACACCCCGACCATGGCCGAAGGCGGTTTTGCCGACCTCAACCTCTCGGCCTGGGTCGGCCTGTTCGCCCCTGCCAAGACGCCGCAGCCCGTGATCGACAAGCTCAACCGCGCCGTGCGCGTTGCACTGGACAGCGAGATCAAGACCAAACTGGGTGAAAACGGCATGGAAGTCGCGCCATCGACGCCAGAGCAGCTCAGGCAGACAGTGGCCCAGGACATCAGGCTGCATGCAGAACTGGTCAAGGCAGCAGGCATTCAGCCGCAGTAG
- the serB gene encoding phosphoserine phosphatase SerB translates to MTDATEFAPGLMIRGFTAPQKLADYKLIAFDMDSTLITIECIDEIADATGKKAEVAAITEATMRGEITDFKDSLRQRVGKLVGVTEADMARVLAERLKLSPGAETLVKAAKAAGLKVLLVSGGFTYFAEHVRGLLNIDFVRANVLEIKDGALTGGLVEQAWGDICDGAEKRRTLLEVASLIGIDASQCIAVGDGSNDIPMMQAAGLSVAFHAKPRVRNEAKVAINEGGLDRLLEVLK, encoded by the coding sequence ATGACCGACGCCACCGAATTTGCTCCCGGCCTGATGATCCGCGGCTTTACCGCCCCCCAGAAGCTGGCGGACTACAAGCTCATCGCCTTTGATATGGACTCGACGCTGATCACCATCGAGTGCATCGACGAGATCGCCGACGCCACGGGTAAGAAAGCCGAAGTGGCGGCGATCACCGAAGCCACCATGCGCGGCGAGATCACCGACTTCAAAGACAGCCTGCGCCAGCGCGTAGGCAAGCTGGTCGGAGTGACCGAGGCCGACATGGCCCGCGTTCTGGCCGAACGCCTGAAACTCTCGCCGGGCGCTGAAACCCTGGTCAAGGCCGCCAAGGCCGCCGGCCTGAAGGTGCTGCTGGTCTCCGGCGGCTTTACCTACTTTGCCGAGCATGTGCGCGGCCTGTTGAATATCGACTTTGTGCGTGCCAATGTGCTGGAGATCAAGGACGGTGCACTAACCGGCGGTCTGGTCGAGCAGGCCTGGGGCGATATCTGCGACGGCGCGGAAAAGCGCCGCACCTTGCTGGAAGTGGCTTCGCTGATCGGCATCGATGCCAGCCAGTGCATTGCCGTGGGCGATGGCAGCAACGACATTCCCATGATGCAGGCGGCCGGTCTGTCTGTGGCCTTCCACGCCAAGCCGCGCGTGCGCAACGAGGCCAAGGTCGCCATCAACGAAGGCGGCCTGGATCGCCTGCTGGAAGTGCTCAAATAG
- a CDS encoding ABC transporter substrate-binding protein produces MTTMTGNHFVKTSYRAAASVIAIAIASLTVPSLAQAKRMGSSKSVRPASIGSKAPAQPAPVAPAAAAPKAAAPATPAAPATAAAPAAAPAAAAAPAARGSGMMGTMAGAAVGAVAGTMAGSAIAGAMGGGDKEAEAKKAKEEEAKKAEAEAAALQKKLDEAKAKAEAARAAAK; encoded by the coding sequence ATGACAACCATGACTGGAAACCATTTCGTGAAGACTTCGTACCGTGCTGCTGCCTCCGTGATCGCTATCGCCATCGCATCGCTGACTGTGCCTTCCCTGGCTCAGGCCAAGCGCATGGGCAGCAGCAAGTCCGTTCGCCCTGCCAGCATCGGCAGCAAGGCGCCCGCTCAGCCCGCACCCGTGGCTCCTGCCGCCGCCGCGCCCAAGGCTGCGGCACCTGCCACACCCGCAGCCCCCGCCACTGCGGCAGCTCCTGCGGCCGCTCCCGCAGCTGCAGCGGCTCCTGCCGCTCGTGGCTCCGGCATGATGGGCACCATGGCCGGCGCAGCTGTCGGCGCCGTGGCCGGCACCATGGCTGGCAGCGCCATTGCCGGCGCCATGGGTGGCGGCGACAAGGAAGCCGAAGCCAAGAAGGCCAAGGAAGAAGAGGCCAAGAAGGCTGAAGCGGAAGCCGCCGCTCTGCAAAAGAAGCTGGACGAAGCCAAGGCCAAGGCGGAAGCCGCACGCGCAGCTGCCAAGTAA
- a CDS encoding DUF3325 domain-containing protein produces MNALQASMLAFAPAFADMVTLAFAMERHHEQLTGAMEISRARSRLLRCAGALLLAVAIMPCLRAWGLSVGVVAWLGWLSIGALLAVALISAAARWAAAACCILAATALAWVWSV; encoded by the coding sequence ATGAATGCCCTGCAAGCTTCAATGCTGGCTTTTGCGCCGGCCTTTGCCGACATGGTGACACTGGCTTTTGCCATGGAGCGTCATCATGAACAGCTGACGGGAGCCATGGAGATTTCCCGGGCTCGATCGCGGCTGTTGCGCTGCGCGGGAGCATTGCTGTTGGCGGTGGCCATCATGCCCTGTCTGCGTGCCTGGGGCTTGTCCGTGGGAGTCGTGGCCTGGCTGGGCTGGCTGTCGATAGGAGCGCTACTCGCCGTCGCCCTGATCAGTGCCGCAGCCCGTTGGGCCGCGGCCGCTTGCTGCATTCTTGCTGCGACGGCTCTGGCCTGGGTCTGGAGCGTGTGA
- a CDS encoding DUF3649 domain-containing protein translates to MTPFFLSFAGSSVLSRLLAAVLGGYLLASALAVFLATVLFAPRAESVLAGMLWSFAVYVLAVIWAFSPVSPSRVWLGLLLPTVMLAGASAWLAGGA, encoded by the coding sequence ATGACCCCCTTCTTTCTGAGCTTCGCGGGCAGCAGCGTCCTATCCCGGCTGCTGGCCGCTGTTCTGGGCGGCTATCTGCTGGCCAGCGCCCTGGCCGTATTCCTGGCGACGGTCCTGTTCGCACCGCGTGCCGAGTCGGTGCTGGCGGGCATGCTGTGGAGTTTCGCCGTGTATGTGCTGGCCGTGATCTGGGCCTTCTCGCCGGTGTCGCCCAGCCGCGTCTGGCTGGGTCTGCTGCTGCCCACCGTCATGCTGGCGGGCGCCTCGGCCTGGCTGGCTGGAGGAGCTTGA
- a CDS encoding TonB-dependent siderophore receptor, which produces MPAFMASRSLSNPVFSPVARAAQLALLGWALAATSVQAAEPPAAGKAQAYRIEAGPLGRVLSEVAATAGMALSFDPALTQGRQSPVLSGSYTPREALQRLLAGSGLELVSRSGGSYTLQRQAVAPVSSEEGSTLSEVRVTAQAERSGTTEGTGSYTQTGPSRTATGLGLTLRETPQSVSVMTRQRMDDFKLETLVDVLEQTPGIAVYRQNNATDFQARGSEVNLQVDGMSQLSNGWYFVTSTMYALDDMAEMDRVEVLKGSSGLVVGKGGYGATVNLIRKRPMREFQASVRANAGSWDTYRAQADISGSLNEAGTLRGRVVASMTDAGSFRDNEKSNSKMLFGTLEADLTPDTLLNLGITLRQREARGFGTTRPIQRYTAAGAEVGLMPRSFNNGAPWSGYEQESTELFGSVEQRLAHDWTASLKFFHQRVKMDDMTLGYLWNSTTAAYLPWQDVENRNWSVNLDVKGPFTLLGRTHELLAGVGMSRYHSGLLYGSSKSASLANLGLSYAQGGSALAQPDFRNWNYDRHVFNQRQRYAYTAGRFRLADPLQLIAGMRVTQYRQNDVTPTWWNYDMRETVTTPYAGLVYEVHPQVSLYGSYATIFKPQSAQDEQGRTLDPEQGKTFEVGAKGEFLDKRLNASIAHFWMKTDNSAQESGGFTPGGDMAYRAVSGATRRGWELELSGELARGWQVQGSLVQQNSSLTSSSLYPRYQLKLGSTYRFEGGSLRGLTLGAATRWQSKTSTSDSHNTLAQQSYAVLDLMARYQVDKHLSLSLNVNNLLDKKYFAGVSNLGGLYYTWGAPRSVNVGMRYDF; this is translated from the coding sequence ATGCCTGCTTTCATGGCCTCCCGTTCCCTATCGAATCCTGTATTCAGCCCCGTTGCGCGCGCCGCGCAGCTTGCCTTGCTGGGCTGGGCGCTGGCGGCGACCTCCGTGCAGGCTGCCGAGCCGCCTGCAGCCGGGAAAGCTCAGGCCTACCGGATAGAAGCAGGCCCGCTGGGCCGGGTGCTGTCCGAGGTTGCGGCTACGGCCGGCATGGCACTGTCGTTCGATCCTGCGCTCACACAAGGTCGGCAAAGCCCGGTGCTTTCCGGCAGCTATACGCCGCGCGAGGCACTGCAGCGCCTGCTGGCTGGCAGCGGGCTGGAGCTGGTGTCACGCTCCGGCGGCAGCTATACCCTGCAAAGGCAGGCCGTGGCGCCCGTCTCGAGTGAAGAGGGCAGCACACTGTCTGAGGTGCGTGTCACGGCCCAGGCCGAGCGCAGCGGCACCACGGAAGGCACGGGCAGCTATACCCAGACGGGACCCAGCCGCACAGCCACGGGCCTGGGCCTGACTCTACGCGAGACGCCGCAGTCGGTGAGCGTGATGACACGCCAGCGCATGGATGACTTCAAGCTGGAGACGCTGGTCGATGTGCTGGAGCAGACACCGGGCATTGCCGTCTATCGGCAGAACAACGCGACGGACTTCCAGGCCCGCGGCTCGGAGGTGAATTTGCAGGTCGACGGCATGTCCCAGCTCAGCAATGGCTGGTACTTTGTCACCAGCACCATGTATGCGTTGGACGATATGGCGGAGATGGACCGTGTCGAAGTGCTCAAAGGCTCGTCGGGACTGGTTGTCGGCAAGGGCGGCTATGGCGCCACCGTCAATCTGATCCGCAAGCGTCCCATGCGCGAGTTCCAGGCCAGCGTGCGAGCCAATGCCGGCAGCTGGGATACCTACCGTGCGCAGGCCGATATAAGCGGCTCGCTCAACGAGGCGGGGACGCTGCGTGGCCGCGTGGTGGCTTCCATGACGGATGCTGGCAGCTTTCGCGACAACGAAAAGAGCAACAGCAAAATGCTGTTCGGCACGCTGGAGGCCGACCTCACCCCCGATACCTTGCTGAACCTGGGCATCACGCTGCGTCAGCGCGAGGCACGTGGCTTCGGCACGACCCGACCCATCCAGCGCTACACCGCAGCGGGTGCCGAAGTGGGGCTGATGCCGCGCTCGTTCAACAACGGTGCGCCCTGGTCGGGCTATGAACAGGAAAGCACCGAGCTGTTCGGCAGCGTGGAGCAGCGTCTGGCCCATGACTGGACGGCAAGCCTGAAGTTCTTCCATCAGAGGGTGAAGATGGACGACATGACACTGGGCTATCTCTGGAACAGCACCACCGCTGCCTATCTGCCGTGGCAGGACGTGGAAAACCGCAACTGGTCGGTCAATCTCGATGTCAAAGGCCCTTTCACACTGCTGGGCCGCACGCACGAGTTGTTGGCCGGCGTGGGCATGTCGCGCTACCACAGTGGCCTGCTCTACGGCAGCTCGAAGAGTGCTTCCCTGGCCAATTTGGGCCTGAGCTATGCCCAGGGCGGTAGCGCGCTGGCGCAGCCCGATTTCCGCAACTGGAACTATGACCGCCATGTTTTCAACCAGCGCCAGCGCTATGCCTACACTGCAGGGCGCTTTCGCCTGGCAGATCCGCTGCAGCTGATAGCCGGCATGCGTGTGACGCAGTACCGCCAGAATGATGTGACGCCCACCTGGTGGAATTACGATATGCGCGAAACCGTCACCACGCCCTATGCCGGCCTGGTCTACGAGGTGCATCCCCAGGTCTCCCTGTACGGTAGCTACGCCACCATCTTCAAGCCGCAAAGCGCCCAGGATGAGCAGGGACGTACCCTGGATCCCGAGCAAGGCAAGACCTTTGAAGTCGGTGCCAAGGGCGAGTTCCTGGACAAGCGGCTCAACGCCAGCATCGCTCACTTCTGGATGAAGACCGACAACTCGGCCCAGGAATCCGGTGGTTTCACCCCCGGCGGCGATATGGCCTACCGTGCCGTCAGCGGCGCCACGCGGCGCGGCTGGGAGCTGGAGCTGTCGGGTGAGCTGGCGCGCGGCTGGCAGGTGCAGGGCAGTCTGGTGCAGCAAAACAGCTCGCTGACCAGCTCCAGCCTGTATCCCAGGTACCAGCTCAAGCTCGGCAGCACGTACCGCTTCGAGGGTGGATCGCTGCGAGGCCTGACATTGGGAGCGGCCACTCGCTGGCAAAGCAAGACCTCGACCAGCGACAGCCACAACACCCTGGCGCAGCAGTCCTATGCCGTGCTGGATCTGATGGCCCGCTATCAAGTCGACAAGCATCTGTCGCTGAGCCTGAATGTGAACAATCTGCTGGACAAGAAATACTTTGCCGGTGTCAGCAACCTGGGTGGCCTGTACTACACCTGGGGGGCGCCGCGCAGCGTGAACGTGGGCATGCGCTACGACTTCTGA
- a CDS encoding FecR domain-containing protein: MDARLLDEAADWLVRLNDEGLTAAERVALERWRQASPAHEGAWMRAERLMDKLGGLPPALAMPALGRSQRRSRRAAVAKLAVLLAAVPGGWMSWRVAQQQGWAADLRTVTGEQRLVTLADGSRLLLDTGTAVDIRFDAHQRLIHLHRGSILLETAADPSGVDRPLLVATAMGRLRALGTRFSVQQNNEGKFVDLAVTQGAVEVTLSVASRPALVVPAGKWARLTALGAGGLQTAGPQQLAWVHGMLVADAMPMAEVCAQLSRYRPGLLQCAPEAVSIKVSGAYPLADTDRALAMLVETYAVTVHRRWQGYWVTVAAR; this comes from the coding sequence ATGGATGCACGTTTGCTGGACGAAGCTGCGGACTGGCTGGTCCGTCTGAACGATGAAGGCCTGACGGCTGCCGAACGAGTCGCCCTAGAGCGTTGGCGCCAGGCCAGTCCCGCCCATGAAGGCGCCTGGATGCGGGCCGAGCGGCTGATGGACAAGCTGGGAGGGTTGCCGCCGGCGCTGGCCATGCCGGCGCTGGGCCGATCGCAGCGCCGCAGCCGACGGGCCGCAGTGGCCAAGTTGGCTGTTTTGCTGGCCGCCGTGCCCGGTGGCTGGATGAGCTGGCGTGTGGCACAGCAGCAGGGATGGGCAGCCGATCTGCGTACTGTCACGGGCGAGCAGCGCCTCGTGACATTGGCCGATGGCAGCCGTTTGCTGCTGGATACAGGAACGGCCGTCGACATCCGGTTTGATGCTCATCAGCGCCTGATACATCTGCACCGGGGCTCGATCCTGCTGGAAACTGCCGCCGATCCCAGTGGCGTGGACCGGCCGTTGCTGGTGGCGACGGCCATGGGGCGTCTGAGGGCGCTGGGCACACGCTTTTCGGTGCAGCAGAACAACGAAGGAAAATTCGTGGATCTGGCCGTGACCCAGGGCGCGGTCGAAGTCACATTGAGCGTAGCCTCCCGGCCCGCGCTGGTGGTGCCCGCGGGCAAATGGGCGAGGTTGACTGCACTGGGAGCAGGGGGGCTGCAGACGGCAGGGCCGCAGCAACTGGCCTGGGTGCACGGCATGTTGGTGGCGGATGCCATGCCCATGGCAGAAGTCTGCGCCCAGTTGTCGCGTTACCGGCCTGGTCTGCTGCAGTGTGCCCCGGAGGCGGTGTCCATCAAAGTGTCGGGCGCGTATCCCTTGGCCGATACCGATCGTGCCTTGGCCATGCTGGTCGAAACCTATGCCGTGACGGTGCATCGGCGCTGGCAGGGTTACTGGGTCACGGTGGCGGCCCGCTGA
- a CDS encoding sigma-70 family RNA polymerase sigma factor yields the protein MPVVETASHREVAALYTDHHGWLQGWLRRKVGNAFDAADLTQDTFVRILGVREPPRIESPRAYLTTVAKGVLVNWCRRQALERAYLEALALLPELEAPSPEHRALVLEALHEIDAMLDALPQLVRRTFLLSQLEDMKYDDIALQLGVSLTSVKRYMAQAFRQCLALME from the coding sequence ATGCCCGTTGTCGAAACAGCCTCCCATCGTGAAGTCGCCGCGCTTTACACAGATCATCACGGCTGGTTGCAGGGCTGGTTGCGCCGAAAGGTCGGCAATGCCTTTGATGCAGCAGATCTGACGCAAGACACTTTTGTCCGTATCCTGGGCGTGCGTGAGCCGCCGCGCATAGAGTCGCCGCGCGCTTATCTGACCACGGTGGCCAAAGGAGTACTGGTCAACTGGTGCCGGCGGCAGGCGCTGGAGCGTGCCTATCTGGAGGCTCTGGCCCTGTTGCCCGAACTTGAAGCGCCGTCGCCTGAGCACCGGGCCCTGGTGCTGGAGGCTCTGCATGAGATAGATGCCATGCTTGATGCCTTGCCGCAGCTGGTACGGCGCACTTTTTTGCTTTCACAGCTGGAGGACATGAAGTACGACGATATCGCCTTGCAGCTGGGCGTGTCGCTGACCAGCGTCAAGCGCTACATGGCCCAGGCTTTCAGGCAGTGTCTGGCGCTGATGGAATGA
- a CDS encoding sensor domain-containing diguanylate cyclase, which produces MTSFRSHKLLHRIVLGNLLVAALLCFATWLGVHANYRADMDLGVAVTRHQARSLSLELAAEVRLVDNALSSIASRYRARSLDGLAAADFALYEMLQEQRALIPFVTALRITDSAGEVLITPSEIDVPFSVAERAYFAQARETDRMVVSEPLISHSFGKWSIVLARRLQAEGGQFQGIIYAIVAAEHFHQLFQRQSFGTSSAMALRTDQALLVARYPAASQDADAGIGKAAVSSEYHQAITRNSEEGWYITPTLIDGVERITAYHRLPGYPLTVFTGLGTEAYMAMWRASAWRAWGLAGLCIALIALGSVALYRLQQRERRIRKEQELVIDNDLIGMARLRERKIVWTNPAMRRLLKQPAAALQGASTRMLYPDEASYRRIGEKAYASLLARGKFHAQFQVQNAEGKLLWVDASGTLLNAEESLWILVDIDALKRGEQAANHLANHDALTGLANRRALEETLNQELADGQMLAVCFMDLDGFKQVNDTQGHDAGDEVLRVVAARLTAQARAGDCVARLGGDEFVVLLSGLRTSGEAMSVMKRCMEAVRQPIALNGGVMVQVGSSIGISISTAGSSSANLMQSADEAMYSAKHAGKGRIVQHSDLSQDSEA; this is translated from the coding sequence ATGACAAGCTTTCGCTCTCACAAGCTTTTGCATCGCATCGTGCTTGGCAACCTGCTGGTAGCGGCCTTGCTGTGCTTTGCCACGTGGCTGGGCGTGCATGCCAATTACCGCGCGGACATGGACCTGGGAGTAGCCGTCACCAGGCATCAGGCGCGCAGCCTGAGTTTGGAACTGGCTGCTGAGGTGCGACTCGTTGACAACGCTCTGTCATCGATTGCCAGTCGTTACCGCGCGCGCAGCCTTGACGGCCTTGCCGCTGCCGACTTTGCCTTGTACGAAATGCTCCAGGAGCAGCGTGCCCTGATTCCTTTTGTCACCGCCCTGCGCATCACAGACAGTGCAGGCGAGGTACTCATCACTCCCAGCGAAATTGATGTGCCGTTTTCAGTGGCGGAACGCGCCTATTTCGCTCAAGCCCGCGAAACAGACCGAATGGTGGTGTCTGAGCCGTTGATCAGCCACTCCTTCGGAAAATGGTCTATCGTGCTGGCAAGGCGGCTTCAGGCCGAGGGCGGCCAATTCCAGGGCATCATCTATGCCATTGTCGCGGCCGAGCATTTTCACCAGCTATTCCAGCGCCAGTCGTTCGGCACGAGCAGCGCCATGGCATTGCGCACCGATCAGGCACTGCTGGTAGCGCGCTATCCGGCTGCAAGCCAGGACGCCGACGCAGGTATCGGCAAGGCCGCCGTCTCGTCTGAATATCACCAGGCCATCACCCGCAACAGCGAGGAAGGCTGGTACATCACACCGACCCTGATCGATGGCGTGGAGCGCATCACGGCCTACCATCGGTTGCCTGGATATCCTCTGACGGTGTTTACCGGGCTGGGTACGGAAGCCTATATGGCCATGTGGCGTGCCTCAGCTTGGCGTGCATGGGGTCTCGCCGGCTTGTGCATCGCCCTGATCGCTCTGGGTTCGGTGGCACTGTACCGGCTGCAGCAGCGTGAGCGCCGCATCCGCAAAGAGCAGGAGCTGGTCATCGACAATGACCTGATCGGCATGGCTCGCCTGCGTGAGCGCAAGATCGTCTGGACCAACCCCGCCATGCGCCGTCTGCTCAAGCAGCCAGCAGCTGCACTGCAGGGCGCATCCACGCGCATGCTTTACCCGGACGAAGCCTCCTACAGGCGTATCGGCGAAAAAGCCTATGCCTCCTTGCTGGCTCGGGGCAAATTTCACGCGCAGTTCCAGGTGCAAAATGCCGAGGGCAAGCTCTTGTGGGTGGATGCATCCGGCACACTGCTGAATGCCGAAGAGTCGCTATGGATTCTGGTGGACATCGACGCCCTCAAGCGAGGTGAACAAGCCGCCAACCACCTTGCCAACCACGACGCTCTGACGGGTCTGGCGAACCGCCGCGCACTTGAGGAAACGCTGAACCAGGAGCTGGCCGATGGCCAGATGCTTGCCGTGTGCTTCATGGATCTGGATGGTTTCAAACAGGTCAACGACACCCAGGGTCACGACGCAGGCGACGAGGTCTTACGTGTGGTAGCTGCACGACTGACGGCCCAGGCTCGTGCCGGCGACTGCGTTGCCCGCCTGGGCGGCGATGAATTCGTGGTGCTGCTATCCGGCTTGCGAACTTCCGGTGAGGCCATGTCTGTCATGAAGCGCTGCATGGAAGCCGTGCGTCAGCCCATTGCGCTAAATGGTGGAGTGATGGTGCAAGTCGGCAGCAGCATCGGTATCTCCATCAGCACCGCAGGTAGTTCCTCGGCCAACCTGATGCAGAGCGCGGACGAAGCCATGTACTC